Below is a genomic region from bacterium.
AATGACTTGAATTATAACAGACAATGCTTCAACTAAAAATATACCACCGACAAATATTAATGAAAGTTCCTGTTTAACTATTATAGCAAGAAGTCCAACAATTCCACCAAGTGGTAAAGAACCAATATCTCCCATAAATATTTCAGCAGGATAACAGTTAAACCACAGAAATCCAAGACATGAACCTACAAGTGCACCTGAAAAAACTGTTGCTTCTTCTGCACCTTTAACAAAGGGTACATTTAAATAATTTGCAAATTTTACATTACTTACTACATAGGAGATTATTGCATAAGCCAGAGATACAGTTAAAATGAGACCTATTGCAAGTCCATCCATTCCATCTGTGAGATTGACAGCATTTGATGTGGCAACTATTATGAAAACAGCAAAAAGGATGAAATATTCTCCAAGAGGCAAAATTGCTTTTTTAAAAAAAGGGATATACAAAGAGGTGTTAAAATTTAAATCGCTCTTATATACAAGAATAAGTCCAATAATAAAACCAACTATCATCTGTACTATAATTTTAAAAAGTGGTCTTACTCCTTTGTGTGATTTATATCTTAATTTTGTATAGTCGTCTATAAAACCAACAAATCCAAGAGAAAAAGTTAAAAAAATGAGAAGTATAATGTAAGTATTTTTAAGATCTGCCCAGAAAAATGTAGATATTAACAAAGTCCCAAGAATTAAAAATCCTCCCATTGTAGGAGTTTTTTCTTTTTCTGTTTCTCTTAAATAATTTGGATGACAGAAATTTTTTAACTTATTTATGATTTTTCTTCCAAACAAAAGAGAAAGTAAAAGAGATGTGAATGTTGCAAGAGTTGCTCTTACTGTGACATATTTAAAAATATTAAAACCAAACCATAAATCTGTAAAAGAATATAAAAGTTTATATAACATTTAAGATACCTCCGTTAAAAAAAATCTGTTTTTAAAAAATCAACTATTTCATCCATTTTAACAATTCTTGAACCTTTTATAAACACAGCATCTTGTTTTTTTATTTCCCTTTTAAGTTCTTTTTTCAATTCATCAATTTCATAAAAATGCTGGTCCATTGTNNNNNNNNNNATAAAAATGTTTTCCTTTTCCAGAAACTTCTGAAATTTTTTTACTTTCTTTTCCAAAGGTAAAAATAATATCAATTTTTAAATTTCTAATCAAATTTCCTATATACCAGTGATAAAAGTTTGAAAATTTTCCGAGTTCTGCCATATCTCCTATAATTGCTATTTTTCTTTTAAATTTTTTTCTTTCAAATGACAACAAAGAATTTTTTAAAGAATTTGGATTTGAATTATAACTCTCATCAATTATAAAAATATCATCCTTTATAAATTCTCCCCTTCCTTTGAGTGGTTTAAGTCCGTATAAAACATTTTTTATATGTTTTTCTGATATTCCAAATTTTTTCCCAAAAGCGATACCAAAAAGCCCAGAATAAATGAAAGAAGTATTCCAGAAATTCATTTTATATTTTTCTCCAGAGTATTCAAATATGAAATAATCAAATTCCTCTTCAATAATTTCTCCTGTTATATCTGCATTTTTCTTTACACCAATTGTAATTAAATTTTTTGTATCTGTTTTTCCCTTTAAATAATAAAAAAAATCACTATCTTTATTAAGAAAAACATTTTTTTCCTTAATAAGATTACCAAAAATTTCCGATTTTGCATCTGCCAGTTCTTTTCTATTTTTAAAAAAACCAATATGAGCCACTCCAATATTTGTTATAACACAGGAATTTGGTGCAGATATTTTACTTAAATAATCAATTTCTCCCTTTTTATTCATTCCAATTTCAAAAACACCAATTTCTGTTTTTTTATCTGCCTGTAAAATAGAAAGGGGAAGACCAATTTGATTATTAAAATTTCCAATTGTTCCTGTTGTATTAAACTTTTCTGATAATATTTCTTTTATAATTTCTTTTGTAGTTGTTTTACCATCACTCCCAGTAATATTAATAACATGCATATTTAATTTAATTCTATAATTTTTACCTATATCTCCAAGTGCGTATAGAGTATCTTTTACTTTTATCAGTAAATTATCGTTCCCTATGTAATCACTGGATACAATTGAAGCTACTGCTCCTTTTTTAAATGCATCTTTTACAAAATCATGACCATCATATTTTTCGCCTTTTAAAGCAATAAAAATTTCTCCTTTTTTAATCTGTCTTGAATCAGTTGAAATTCCTTCTATAAAAAAATCTTTAAACTTCTTGTTAACCTTTCCTTTACACCACTTTATAATTTCACTCAATTTAACTTTTTCCATTTTAAAGTAATTTTTCTTCCTTTTTTCTATTAATTATTTCTTTTATTGCTTTTCTTGCTTCTTCTCTATCGTCAAAAGGGATTGTGACATCTTTTAATATTTGAAATGCTTCATGTCCTTTACCCGCTATAACAACACAGTCATTACTTTTTGCCATTGAAATGCCTTCGTATATTGCCTTTTTTCTATCAGGGATTGCAACATATTTCTTCCTGAGATAAAATGGAATACCTCTTTCAATATCTTTTATTATTTTAATTGGGTCTTCTGTTCTTGGATTATCAGATGTGATAATAACAAAATCAGCCATTTTTACTGCAATTTTTCCCATTAAAGGTCTTTTACTTTTATCTCTATCTCCTCCACATCCAAAAATGAGTATTATTCTTTTTGGTCTTAAACTTTTGACAGAAAGTAATAAATTGTTCAGTGCATGATGAGTATGTGCATAGTCAACAATAACTGAAAAATCCTGTCCTTCATCAATAAACTCAAATCTTCCAGGTACATTTTCAATCTTTAAAAATGCTTTTTGAACTGTTTCAAAAGGAATTTTATAAATATAAGAAAATGCAATTCCTGCAAGTAAATTATATACATTCCCCAGTCCACTAATTTTACTATTGAAAAATAATTTTTCATTTTCAATTGCAATTTCTAAATAGTTTCCTCCTTTTTCTACTCTATAACTCAAAAGTTTTACATTTGAGTTCCTGTTTTTACCAAATGTTATCCATTTAATACCATTTTTTTCACATCCCTTGATGAAAACTTTCGCATAGGGAGAATCTAAATTAATTATTCCGTATTTTTCCTTTTTTTCACTGTCTTTTAAATATCTCGTAAATAAAAGAAGTTTTGCATTTAAATAATTTTTAAATGTTTTATGATAATCAAGATGTTCATGGGAAGCAATGTTTGTAAAGATTCCAGCATTAAAGTCAATACCTTCTATCCTTCTCTGTTCACTTCCATGAGAAGAAACTTCCATAACAGCCCACTTACAACCATTTTTTAACATTTCAGAAAACATTTCAATTAAATCAAGTGATTCAGGAGTTGTATTTGTTGATACAATTTTTCTCTCTCCTATTTCATAAAAAATTGTTCCTATAAGACCTGCCTTAATTCCATTTTCATTTAATATTTCTTTTATTATAAAACTTGTTGTTGTTTTTCCATTTGTTCCTGTTATTCCTACAATATTTAATTTTTTTGAAGGGAAATCATAATAAATATTTGCAATCTCACTCAATGTTTTTTTAGTATCTTCAACAACAATTTCTGTAATATCTGCAGGTATAATTGAAGGTCTTTTGCTTACGATTACACATTTTGCTCCTCTTTCAATGGCTTCATTTATAAAGTTGTGGCCATCCTGTTTTGTTCCTTTTATTGCAATAAAAACATAATTTTCTTTAATTTTTCTTGAATCATAAGCAATTCCCTCAACTTCAAAATTATTAAGATTAAAAACCTTTTTTTTCTTGATATCTTTAATTAGTTCCTTTAGTTTCATTTTTATATACCATTTTTAAATCTTTTTCAGGAGGTATTTGATAATAATTTATTATTCTTACAAGTATATCCCTGAATATTGGAGCAGCAACAAGCCCTCCATAATAAGTTCCCATTGGTTCATCTACATTAACTGATATTGCTATATTTTTTTTCTTACTCAATAAAAATCCTACAAAAGAAGAAACATATTTTCCTTTTAAATAACCTCCATTCACTGCTTTTTGAGCAGTTCCTGTCTTCCCACATATGATATATCCATCAATTTTGGCAGAGGAGGCAGTTCCTTCTGAACTAACAACTTTTCTTAACATTTCTTTTACAATATTTGTTGTATTTGTTGATAAAATCTGTTCTTTTTCATCCTCATAATTATTAATTACATAACTTTTTTCGTCTTTGATTTCTTTTATTATATGAGGTTTAACAAGATATCCACCATTTGCAAATACAGAAATTGCTCTTATTCCCTGAATTGAAGTTATTCCAACCTCCTGTCCTATAGGTATGGCTGTAATTGAATATGAAGACCAGTTTTCAAGTGGTCTGAATATACCTCCTATTTCTCCCGGTAAGTCAATTCCTGTCCTTTCCCCAAATTTAAATTTTTTGCAATATTTATAGAGTTTTTCTTCTCCAAGAGACATTGCAATTTTAACAATCCCAATATTACTTGATTTAACAACTGTTTCTTCAAATGTTAAAATTCCATAAGGGTGAACATCATGAAGATAATGATCTCTTACAAACCATTTCCCATATTCGCACATTATTGTTGAATCTGGAGTAAAAATATTTTCCTCTATAGCAGCGGCAGCAGTAACAATTTTGAATACCGAACCTGGTTCAAAAAGGTCGGTAACACATTTATTTCTTATAATTGATAAATCAAATTTTGAAAAATTGTTTGGGTCATAATCAGGATAATTTGCAAGAGCAAGAATTTCTCCTGTGTCAGCATCCATTACAATAACAGAAATATTTTTTGGACTGAATTTTTCATATCCATTTTTAATTTCCTCTTCAACAATAAATTGAATATCTGAATCAATTGTTAAGACAATGTCTTTTCCCTTTTCTTCTTTTATAAGAGTTTTTTTAATAGAAGGAATTAAATTTCCCAGTCCATCCTTTAATACAAGATATATCCCATCTTTTCCTTTTAAAAATGAATCATAAAAATATTCAACTCCTTCAAGTCCTTTTCCATCAATATCTGTATAGCCAAGTATATGACAGGCGTGTCTTCCATAAGGATAAACTCTCTTATATTTTCTTTCAAAGTATATACCTTTAAGATTTGTTTTTTTTATTTTTTCATATTCTTCAATTTCAATATCTTTTTTGATTAAAGCATATGGTTCATTCATCTTTTCTTCTATCTGTTTTTTATCTATTTTAAGAATTTCGGACAGTTTATTTTTCAATTCGTTTAAATATTCTGGATTTTTTTCTTTTAATTTTTGAATCATCCATGTATCAAAATATAAAGAATAATTTGGTAAATTAAAAGCAAGAAGATTTCCCCATCTATCATAAATTTTACCTCTTTCTGCAAGAACTTTTATTTTTGCATATCTAGTTTTCCTTTCAATTATTTTATATTTTGAGTACATTATTACCTGAAGATTAAAAAGTTGACAGAAAATTAACAGAAAACCCGTAAAAAAAATAAGTTTTGTATATCTAATTCTTCTTTCAAAAATATCATCTTGTTTCTGCTTCAAGAATCCCCGTTTGTTTAGTATCCTGTACATTTTCTTCCTTTATTTCTAAATAGCACCAGTTTTTTGGAACTATAAGATTAATGTTTTTTTCTTTTGCAATTTTTATTAAATTTTCAGGTGTTGTTAGTTTTATAATTTGTAGATTATAATTCTTATTTAAAAGATTTAAAAAATCATATTTTTCTTTTAATTTGTCTGTTTCATAGCCAATATATATTATCTTCAAGTATAAAAAAACATAGACAGTTAGAAAAAAACCAATGGCTGTGAAAAATAAAAACCTTCTAAATTTATTTAAATTTCTCTTATTTTTTTTCATTTTTTTCTCCAACTCTCAGTTTTGCACTTCTACTTAAAGGATTTTTTTTTAACTCATCTTCAGATGCTATAACTGGTTTTTTTGTTAAGATGTTTATTTCACTTTTTTCTCTGAAAAAATTTTTTACAATTCTATCTTCAAGAGAATTAAAACTTATTACAAGAATTCTTCCCCAATTTTTTAAAAAAAATAATGAATTCTCAAGTCCTCTTTTCAAACAGTTTAATTCATTATTTGTTGCAATCCTTAAAGCAAGAAAAAATCTTGTGGCTGGATGTATTTTTTTCCTTTCTTTAAAATTCTGACATATAAAATCAGAAAATTCTCTTGTTGTTTCAAATTTTTTTTCCCTTCTTCTTTCAATAATTTTATCAACTATTTTTTCACAGTTTTTTATTTCCCCATAATTTTTGAATATATAAATTAAATCTTTTCTTTCCCATTTATTTAAAATATTATAAGCAGTTAAATTGGAAGATGTATCATATCTCATATCAAGGGGTCCATCTATTTGAAAACTGAAACCTCTTTTTCCATCTTTAATTTGCAACAGAGAAAAACCAAGGTCAAAGAGAAATCCATCAACTTTATAAATTTTTTCATTTTCTAAAATTTCTTTTATATTTTCAAAACCACCTTTTATAAGTTGAAAATTCTTAAAATTTTTTAAATTTTCTTTTGCTATTTCAAGCATTTTTTCGTCCTTGTCAATACAAATTAAAAAAATCTTTTTACCTGAAGAAAGTAAATATTTACTGTGTCCACCCGCTCCACATGTACAATCTACATAAATTCCTCCGTCTTTTAAATTCATCCATTTTAAAACTTCCTCTTTTAAAACAGGATAATGTTCTTCATTCCCATATTTTTTCTGCAATTTCTCCATAAGAAGGACCGTATTTTTCCCAGAATTCTTTCCAGTTTAACTCATCCCAGATTTCTATCCTTTTACCTGCACCAACTATAACGATGTTTTCTTTGATTCCTGCATATTCAATTAACTGTGAAGGTATCAAAATTCTACCCTGTTTATCCATTTTTTCCCTGAAAGAGCCAGAATAAAAAAGTCGTGTAAAAATTCTTGGATTTCCTTTTGTAAAAGAGAGTTCATTTATTTTTTCCACCTGTTGTTCAAAAATTTTTTCAGGAAAAACAAATAGACATTTTTCTATTCCTTTAGTTATGTAAACAATATTACTTCCCTCTTCCTTTATTAAATGTCTTAATTTAGAAGGAATGGTCACTCTTCCCTGGCTTTCTATGGCACTCCTATATTCACCAAAATATACCATTTTTCACCTTTTTTATAAAATTTAATACCCACTTTTAATTTTTGTCAAATTTTTTTGTTTTATAAAAAAGGTGGTTTTATTTTCTTTCTTCTTCTATTTTTTTCTGATATCCACTTTCAATATAACTTTTTAAGGGGTCAATTGGAATATTTTTTTCCAACCTTGCTTTAAAAACAATAGGTCTTACATCGCACAAAGAAGTTGCAGAATTAAAAGTTCTATTAGCAAGAATTATTTCATCCTTATCTTGAAATTCTTTTAATTTTTCTTCATCAACAAGAACACCTCTTGCGAGTGAAATTTGCAGTGAATCTATTGAATGTAAAATTGAATGAAATCTATTTTCTCTTCCACTTGCCTGGTCAATCATATAAGCCCAGTTTTTTATCTTTTCTTTATTACATATAACTTTACCCTTAACAAGTTCATAAAATATTCTTGCCATCTGTAGATTGGGTTCAACTGCATGGTCATCGTCTGCCGCATATCTTGTATTAAAATGAAAACCGCATGAGATATTTTCTGAAATTAAAATAGCAACTATTTGTTCTATATTTGTTCCATGTGGATGATGTCCAAGGTCAATCAAAACTCCTGCATTTTTCCCAAGTGCTCGGGTAAGGATATAGGATGTTCCCCAGTCAGGAATTGTTGTACTGTAAGTTCCTGGTTCAAATAATTTATATTCAACAAGAACTTTTACATCCTCTGGAATTTTTTCATAACTTTCAATTAGAGTTTTTTTCATTAATTCATAATTTTCTTTCAAATTAATCTGTCCCGGATAAAGAGAACCATCTGGGAACCATAATGTTAAAAGTTTATTTCCATATTTTTTGGAAATATCAGCCCCAAAAATAGTTTGTTCAATATATCTTTCTCTTGTTTTTTTATCAGGTGAGGTAAAACTTCCTCTATAAGAGCCAGTAAGAAAATATGTGGGATTTATGGCTCCAAGAGAAATTCCTTTTTCTTTTGTATATTCATAAACATCTTTAACAATTTTTTCATCAGGTTCAATTCCATCATTTGAGAAATCCCAGAGAATATGTGTTGCTATTCTGGGGGTGCATCCAGTTAGTTTGTGAACCAATGAAGCATCATCAATTTTTTCATATATGTTTCTTGCAAATCCTGGAGGGGTATAATTTCCAAATCTTCCACCACCAAAATTTCCAAATATCCAACTTGGTATTTCAACTTCAAAATTCTTTACATATTCAATTGCTTTTTTTACCTTTTTTTCTCCAAATTCTTCTTCAAGTTGTTTTATTCCATTTTCAATCCATTTTTCGTAATTCATATATGCCTCCTATTTTAAAATTTAACGAAGGAGTGACCTATAAGCCGGATTCTGTTTTAGGTGTCCATTCATCTTGGTCAGCAGTTACCTGCTGACTCTGTGCGGTCTACCCGAACCTTTTGGGGCAGGGAACCCATAGGTTCTGCTTGACCTTGCTCCGGGTGGGGTTTGCCATACTCCACTATACCACATAGTGGACGGTGAGCTCTTACCTCGCCTTTTCACCCTTATTCACCGGAATATGGTGAACGGTATGTTTTCTGTGGCACTTTCCAGGTATCGCTACCTGTTCCTGTTAGGAACCACCCTCCCTGCAGGAGTCCGGACTTTCCTCCCACCAAAATTTTAATGGGCGGACACCCGGTCACTCCTTCAAAATAAACCATTATTTTCAATGAACGAATTTGCAAGTTCATCAGCAATTTTATTTTCTTCTCTGTTAATATGGATAATCTTTATATTATTATACTTTGAAAATAAGAAAGTTGCTATCTTATGAAAAATTAATAATTTTTCATCCCTTACTTTATATTCTCCTGTAATTTGTTTGACAAGAAGTTGGCTATCACTTCTTACTTCAATTTCATCTGTTCTAAATGGTAGACATTCTATTAGAGCAAAAATTAGAGATAGATATTCTGCTATGTTATTTGTTGTGATTCCAATATAATCTCCAATTTTTTTATATATTTTTTCATTTTTAAAAATCACTATTCCGTAAGCACTTTTACCAGGATTTCCCTTTGATGCTCCATCAATATAGATAAGAATTTTTTCCATCAAAATAAAATTCTACTGCAATTTTCACACTGAATAATTTCTTCTTTCTTTTTTACTTTTTCCACTATAAAGGTAGGAAGGGTCATATAACATCCACCGCATATCCCATTTTCAATTTTTACCACTGCTATTTTGTCCTTTTTAGATTTCCTTATTTTTTCATATAAACTGTAAATTTTATATTCAATTTCTTTAACAAGATTTTCTCTTTCTTTCTTTTTCTCCTCAACCTGTATTTTAAGATTTTCTATTTTTTTTCTTTCTTCTTCTATTAACTTTGAAATTTTTTCCTTTGTTTTTTTAATTTCTTCCTCTAAACTTTTTTCTTTTTTCAATATATCATCTTCTTTTTCCATTAAAATGAGAATATCTTCTTCAATATCAGAAATTTTTTTCTTAATATTTGTTATTTCAATCAGAAGGGCTTCATATTCTTTATTTGATTTCACTTCATCAAGTTTTTTATTTAGATTTTTTAACTCTTCTTCATAACTTCTGACTTCAAGTTCTTTTTCTTTTCTGTCAAGTTGCAACTTTTTTAAATCATCTTTTAAAGTTTTTATCTGTTTTTCAATATCTTCAATTTCTTTGTTTAATTTTTTCTCTTTTTCAGGAAATGCATTTATCTCTTTTTCTTTTTCAAATATTTCATTGTCAATTTCCTGAAGAATCAAAAGTTTTTCTATTTCTTCATTTATCATTTTTTCCTTTCCAGTTGTCAATATAAATAATTATAAACTTTTTATTTTATTTTTTCAATAAAAATATCTTTAAAGGATTTTTTAAAAAACTCAATAAACTCTTTTTTGTTTGTTGTTGCTGTTCCGATTTTTCCAACAACAATTCCAGCAGCAAAGTTTGAAATTATAGCACTTTCTAAAATATCATTGCTTACAGATAGATAAAGTGAAAATATTCCGCAAACAGTATCTCCTGCTCCTGTCACATCGTAAACATCTTTTGCAATAGAAGGAATTTTATATATTTCCTCTTTATTTTTAAATATGAGCATACCATCCTTTCCAAGAGTTATTATTAAATTTTTACATTTTAGTAATTTTATTATTTCAATTCCTGTTTGAATGATATCTTTTAATTCTTTAACATTAATTTTTCCTATTCCAAGGCATGCTTCATTTTTATTGGGAGTAAGACAAAAAACATTTTTATAGAAATTAAAGTGTTCTGGCTTTGGATCAACAATTATTCTTTTTTTAAATTTTTTTAAAAAATTGATAATATCCTCAGTGATAATTCCTTTACCATAATCTGAAATAACAATAATTTCTGTACTTTCAATTTCTTTCAAAATAACATCTTTTATTTTTTCCTCTTCTTTTTTATTTAATTTTTCAATTTTTTCTCTATCAATTCTCACAATTTGTTGATTTTTTGCAATTACTCTTGTTTTAACAATAGTGGGGACATCCCTTTGAAGAATAAATGAATTGATTTTTTCTTTTTTCAGTATATCTTTCAAAATTTTTCCATTTTTATCCTTTCCAGTTGTTGAAATTAAGAAAATTTCCCCCCCCATACTCTTTATATTTAAAGCAAGATTCCCTGCGCCACCGAGTAAGAATTTTTCATTTTTTAATTCTACTACCGGAACAGGTGCTTCTGGAGAGATCCTTTCTACTTCTCCAAAAATATAGTGGTCAAGAATAATGTCTCCAATTATTAAAATTTTTTTTAAAGTGAACTTTTTAAAATTTTTTTCAATTTTTTCAAGATTTATAATCTTTTCTAAACTGAATTTCATCTATCATATCCAGAAAATTACATTTCCCTGTTTTCCTGTAATCATATCAATAATAAACCAGACACCTGCACATGTATAAAGTCCCAGAGGCAGTCCAAGAAAGAAATATTTAAACTTATTATAAATTTGAGCCCCTCCATATTTTAAAATCAATTTTTTAATTAG
It encodes:
- the mraY gene encoding phospho-N-acetylmuramoyl-pentapeptide-transferase, translated to MLYKLLYSFTDLWFGFNIFKYVTVRATLATFTSLLLSLLFGRKIINKLKNFCHPNYLRETEKEKTPTMGGFLILGTLLISTFFWADLKNTYIILLIFLTFSLGFVGFIDDYTKLRYKSHKGVRPLFKIIVQMIVGFIIGLILVYKSDLNFNTSLYIPFFKKAILPLGEYFILFAVFIIVATSNAVNLTDGMDGLAIGLILTVSLAYAIISYVVSNVKFANYLNVPFVKGAEEATVFSGALVGSCLGFLWFNCYPAEIFMGDIGSLPLGGIVGLLAIIVKQELSLIFVGGIFLVEALSVIIQVI
- the murF gene encoding UDP-N-acetylmuramoyl-tripeptide--D-alanyl-D-alanine ligase, with translation MEKVKLSEIIKWCKGKVNKKFKDFFIEGISTDSRQIKKGEIFIALKGEKYDGHDFVKDAFKKGAVASIVSSDYIGNDNLLIKVKDTLYALGDIGKNYRIKLNMHVINITGSDGKTTTKEIIKEILSEKFNTTGTIGNFNNQIGLPLSILQADKKTEIGVFEIGMNKKGEIDYLSKISAPNSCVITNIGVAHIGFFKNRKELADAKSEIFGNLIKEKNVFLNKDSDFFYYLKGKTDTKNLITIGVKKNADITGEIIEEEFDYFIFEYSGEKYKMNFWNTSFIYSGLFGIAFGKKFGISEKHIKNVLYGLKPLKGRGEFIKDDIFIIDESYNSNPNSLKNSLLSFERKKFKRKIAIIGDMAELGKFSNFYHWYIGNLIRNLKIDIIFTFGKESKKISEVSGKGKHFY
- a CDS encoding UDP-N-acetylmuramoyl-L-alanyl-D-glutamate--2,6-diaminopimelate ligase — encoded protein: MKLKELIKDIKKKKVFNLNNFEVEGIAYDSRKIKENYVFIAIKGTKQDGHNFINEAIERGAKCVIVSKRPSIIPADITEIVVEDTKKTLSEIANIYYDFPSKKLNIVGITGTNGKTTTSFIIKEILNENGIKAGLIGTIFYEIGERKIVSTNTTPESLDLIEMFSEMLKNGCKWAVMEVSSHGSEQRRIEGIDFNAGIFTNIASHEHLDYHKTFKNYLNAKLLLFTRYLKDSEKKEKYGIINLDSPYAKVFIKGCEKNGIKWITFGKNRNSNVKLLSYRVEKGGNYLEIAIENEKLFFNSKISGLGNVYNLLAGIAFSYIYKIPFETVQKAFLKIENVPGRFEFIDEGQDFSVIVDYAHTHHALNNLLLSVKSLRPKRIILIFGCGGDRDKSKRPLMGKIAVKMADFVIITSDNPRTEDPIKIIKDIERGIPFYLRKKYVAIPDRKKAIYEGISMAKSNDCVVIAGKGHEAFQILKDVTIPFDDREEARKAIKEIINRKKEEKLL
- a CDS encoding penicillin-binding protein 2 gives rise to the protein MKQKQDDIFERRIRYTKLIFFTGFLLIFCQLFNLQVIMYSKYKIIERKTRYAKIKVLAERGKIYDRWGNLLAFNLPNYSLYFDTWMIQKLKEKNPEYLNELKNKLSEILKIDKKQIEEKMNEPYALIKKDIEIEEYEKIKKTNLKGIYFERKYKRVYPYGRHACHILGYTDIDGKGLEGVEYFYDSFLKGKDGIYLVLKDGLGNLIPSIKKTLIKEEKGKDIVLTIDSDIQFIVEEEIKNGYEKFSPKNISVIVMDADTGEILALANYPDYDPNNFSKFDLSIIRNKCVTDLFEPGSVFKIVTAAAAIEENIFTPDSTIMCEYGKWFVRDHYLHDVHPYGILTFEETVVKSSNIGIVKIAMSLGEEKLYKYCKKFKFGERTGIDLPGEIGGIFRPLENWSSYSITAIPIGQEVGITSIQGIRAISVFANGGYLVKPHIIKEIKDEKSYVINNYEDEKEQILSTNTTNIVKEMLRKVVSSEGTASSAKIDGYIICGKTGTAQKAVNGGYLKGKYVSSFVGFLLSKKKNIAISVNVDEPMGTYYGGLVAAPIFRDILVRIINYYQIPPEKDLKMVYKNETKGTN
- the rsmH gene encoding 16S rRNA (cytosine(1402)-N(4))-methyltransferase RsmH; translation: MEKLQKKYGNEEHYPVLKEEVLKWMNLKDGGIYVDCTCGAGGHSKYLLSSGKKIFLICIDKDEKMLEIAKENLKNFKNFQLIKGGFENIKEILENEKIYKVDGFLFDLGFSLLQIKDGKRGFSFQIDGPLDMRYDTSSNLTAYNILNKWERKDLIYIFKNYGEIKNCEKIVDKIIERRREKKFETTREFSDFICQNFKERKKIHPATRFFLALRIATNNELNCLKRGLENSLFFLKNWGRILVISFNSLEDRIVKNFFREKSEINILTKKPVIASEDELKKNPLSRSAKLRVGEKNEKK
- the mraZ gene encoding division/cell wall cluster transcriptional repressor MraZ, with product MVYFGEYRSAIESQGRVTIPSKLRHLIKEEGSNIVYITKGIEKCLFVFPEKIFEQQVEKINELSFTKGNPRIFTRLFYSGSFREKMDKQGRILIPSQLIEYAGIKENIVIVGAGKRIEIWDELNWKEFWEKYGPSYGEIAEKIWE
- a CDS encoding L-rhamnose isomerase encodes the protein MNYEKWIENGIKQLEEEFGEKKVKKAIEYVKNFEVEIPSWIFGNFGGGRFGNYTPPGFARNIYEKIDDASLVHKLTGCTPRIATHILWDFSNDGIEPDEKIVKDVYEYTKEKGISLGAINPTYFLTGSYRGSFTSPDKKTRERYIEQTIFGADISKKYGNKLLTLWFPDGSLYPGQINLKENYELMKKTLIESYEKIPEDVKVLVEYKLFEPGTYSTTIPDWGTSYILTRALGKNAGVLIDLGHHPHGTNIEQIVAILISENISCGFHFNTRYAADDDHAVEPNLQMARIFYELVKGKVICNKEKIKNWAYMIDQASGRENRFHSILHSIDSLQISLARGVLVDEEKLKEFQDKDEIILANRTFNSATSLCDVRPIVFKARLEKNIPIDPLKSYIESGYQKKIEEERK
- a CDS encoding ribonuclease HI family protein; its protein translation is MEKILIYIDGASKGNPGKSAYGIVIFKNEKIYKKIGDYIGITTNNIAEYLSLIFALIECLPFRTDEIEVRSDSQLLVKQITGEYKVRDEKLLIFHKIATFLFSKYNNIKIIHINREENKIADELANSFIENNGLF
- a CDS encoding C4-type zinc ribbon domain-containing protein — its product is MINEEIEKLLILQEIDNEIFEKEKEINAFPEKEKKLNKEIEDIEKQIKTLKDDLKKLQLDRKEKELEVRSYEEELKNLNKKLDEVKSNKEYEALLIEITNIKKKISDIEEDILILMEKEDDILKKEKSLEEEIKKTKEKISKLIEEERKKIENLKIQVEEKKKERENLVKEIEYKIYSLYEKIRKSKKDKIAVVKIENGICGGCYMTLPTFIVEKVKKKEEIIQCENCSRILF
- the rfaE1 gene encoding D-glycero-beta-D-manno-heptose-7-phosphate kinase; amino-acid sequence: MKFSLEKIINLEKIEKNFKKFTLKKILIIGDIILDHYIFGEVERISPEAPVPVVELKNEKFLLGGAGNLALNIKSMGGEIFLISTTGKDKNGKILKDILKKEKINSFILQRDVPTIVKTRVIAKNQQIVRIDREKIEKLNKKEEEKIKDVILKEIESTEIIVISDYGKGIITEDIINFLKKFKKRIIVDPKPEHFNFYKNVFCLTPNKNEACLGIGKINVKELKDIIQTGIEIIKLLKCKNLIITLGKDGMLIFKNKEEIYKIPSIAKDVYDVTGAGDTVCGIFSLYLSVSNDILESAIISNFAAGIVVGKIGTATTNKKEFIEFFKKSFKDIFIEKIK